AATCTTATAGAGACcgataagtaaattaatttcattgaatgaataaaaaataaaaaataaaaaaaataaaatgagggGAGATTTTGAATGTAGAgaagtgaaaataaataaaactaattcaaagaaataaacaattaaatttaatccaATTAGCTCGAttcatttaagttagattatatTGTTTCTTAAAAAAGCCTTACACAACCTAATTCACCATTTATTTCATATTGAACTAAATAATTACAGATTTAATTATGGAATCGGctcttattataataatcaatagGATAATAATAAACACTAATTACATgaacaatataaatattaaaaacaattaAGAAATAATAGAATCACATAAATCTCATAACAATTGAACTGAAGAACCTTAGTCATACATGTTCATGGCTGAAACACTACAAGAAGAAGAGTGTTTTTAGCCTCCTAAGCTAATTAAGAATAGAAAATGAGAGATGAGAGATGGGAGATGAGATGATATATGATattagaatgtcctcttttTATAATGCTAAGAGTCCTAATTCAACCTAAATACAAGTGACTAAAAACAAAGTCTAGTATATCTTGGCATATGAGAATTATCTACTTATTTCTCGAATTTGAAACTAGACTTTGATTCGTCGAATATGTTATGCTCATAACGTAGTCCATAACacagttcgtctgggaattaGAGTTTAAGCATGATTTTGCTTCTTATCATTCCGTGAATTTGATTACGCTCacatttgattttaaaatgtaGAGCTCAAATTagatttttctcttattattctCCAATCTTTATTTAACATATTAAgacatcaaaatttaaataaatcaatctattttaaataaaattaaacttaatatGTAAGTgttttagaataataaaactcCATAAATATACTTACTATCAACTATTTAAACATATATTATGTTGTTTAATCTACTAATAcatcaaaatttaaatgaatcaatctattttaaataaaattaaactcaatatataaatattttataatattaaaattacgtAAATACACCTATTATCAACTATTCAAATATAATTTGGAAAGATTCATTTTacaataaatgaattaaataaatttttacaaaattatatttggttttaatatcttttaaaataattttataattaaaaaaattaaagtctcTCATTttatagagaaaaataattaaatggaATATTTAtggaattttttatttcaactaAGGGAAAGAATGATAAAGTGAACTTATTATGAAGACGTCCACAATGATACTAGATTTTTGTTtccttatatataaaaaaaagggtaatttacgatttagtccctgggtattaccattattaacaagtcagtccttgtatttttagaaacctattaaaacatccttatgttttctctccgtcaacaaaatagtccttctatctatttttgccgttaaaaatatagtaaaagactatattaccccccattatttttctcttctcctcctccttccttttcttcttcatcaattattcttcttctgcttcttcttcttctccttcttcttctgcttcttctgcttcttctccttcttcttctgcttcttctccttcttcttcttttgcgtctttttcttctttctcttcttcttcttcttcttctcattcttcttcttctcattcttcttcttcttctttttcttctttctcttcttctgcttcttcttcttcttcttcttcttcttcttctttctcttcttcttcttcttcttctcctcctcctcctccttcttcttcttcttctccttcttcttcttcttttttttctttctcttcttcttcttcttcttcttcttcttctttttcttcttcttctttttcggaggaggaggaggaggacgaaagaaaagacatggactatttcgttgacaaaaagaaacgataaggacgttttaatagatctgagaaaagatagggactatttggttgacataaaaaaacgataaggacgttttaatagatatgaaaaaagataaaaatattttaatagatttttgaaaatgtaaggactaacttgttaataattgtaatatacaaggactaaataaatggttttatttgagggtaaaattggattttaaaaattttctctcacctcctttatctaattttaacggaaaataggacggaaggactatttcgttgacggaagtaaaacataaggacgttttaataggtttctaaaaatacagggactgacttattaataatggtaatatccagggactaaatcgtaaattaccctaaaaaaaaatcatgtgacatgagtcattattttatttgatttgatgTTAAAAAGATGgagataattaattttaaaaatcaagaaTTAACAACTGAggttttttcttttaacttaTGAGAAAGTGAAAACCTAAGTTTTTCTTATATTTCTTTCTTCTCTAATAGTTAACTCTGCCTCTTTTGTCGTTATGTGCATTCTCTCTGTGCCCTTACCAGGTATCAAGGTTGCCTCCCTCCTCAATTAGAATTGAGTTTTGGCCTCCACTCCTTTGTACATAGtcatttttgttctttgtttcTAAATCAGAGCTTAATTGACAAAGATATTCTTACAAGTTAGATCTAGTGGTTGCCCTATACTTTGTTGCACAAATCGAGTGGAAAAACATAATTTGTTTCTTGTAGAAAAAGACATCCAAAGATTCTATTCTAAATACACAAATTGTGAACATCCAGCAACTGGCTTTCTATTTACAAAGTATAAAATGCATTTtatcataaatcatcaaaaacataaaCTGGTAAAAAATCAATACTTCGCAAAATGGATACTAAGTTTATTATATGAGAAAGTGAATCTAAATTAATCCGAATGTCAATAAGAAAACAGTGACAAAgttgtatttatatatatttcccAATGCAAAGAATAATATTCCCATTTTTAAGAATGAGAAGCTCTATCTGTTGTTACATTTGGTGTCAAATTTTCCACAACAAATTTCATGATGATTGAAAGTAAGAGCCAAAACAAACAAAAAGGAGAATGTGGGACTTTCAGACAAATTTGTTATCAGCACCATATTAAATTTCAACAAGAAACAAATTATGGCTCAATCTCAAGCCTTGGTTCAAAGCAAAAACCAGTAAAAAGCTGAAGCGGGAACCTCTTTGTCACTGGGCACTTCTGTGACCACTTCCACTGTTTCTGGTTCATGTCAAAAACAAGAAGAGCTGGAGCCCCATAGCTCTGGACATATATAAGATCATCTGTGCCACTGCTGGCAAAAACATCATCAAACTCCCCAAATCCTTGAAAAAACTTGTGAGGCATACGAGAAATCTCTTGCCATTCCTTGCCATTTAGGACCCAAATCCCAATCCCCTTAATTATGTCAGGCCGGTCTTGTTTACCAATTCCTCCAACCATTACCAGCTTCTCCTTCAAATTCATCAGACGTCCGCAAGTAAGTGGACAAGGCACAGGAATGAAACTCCTTATCAATAAACCACGAGAAGATCTACAGGAGAGATTATATGTAATCAAAGCATGGCGATTCTCTGGTGTGCCACCCCCAGTTGAGTAAATCAAAATGTACAAAACCCCACCACAGATCACACTCTCGTCACCACTTCTCCACCCAGTCAAAACCTCAGACCAAGAAGCCACCCACATCCTTGTTTCAGAATCATAAGTACAAATAGAAAGATCCCATTGAAAAAAATTTCCTGGGACTTGCTTAGACTTTACAATTGAGATGGTATATCCATGCGGCTTCCTGTTCACTGAAATTGCAAGTGCGCTGTAATCAGCTATTTTTAAACCTGGAGGCTCCTCAAGCTTCTTGCAACACTTGGTGATGGGGTTGCAGACATACAAATCACTTCTGCTATCGTTGTCCATGAAACAAACTAAACCATGAGATGAAGCAATGAACCAACTGGATGTCTCGATGCATGGGAGATCAATGCCATACCATTTTCGGAGGACAGGATCATAGGCGTAGCCAACAGGTTCATCAGAGCTTGTAAACATAAAGTACCAGGGTTTTTGTGGAAGGACATGAGAGAAATTCCATAAGAACCTCCTCGAACTAACAATATCACGCCATCTTTTACACACAGAACCTGCTCTAAAGATGCTAGCAATAGGAAGATAAGCTAGAATCCGTTCCAACAGATCATCAGGCAGGATTAAATCCACAGAAACTGCACTAATTTCTTTACTGCTTTCATCACTAAGCTCTGAGAATGAATCAAACTCACCAATGTCTCTTGCCACATCATCAAAGCAATCATTGATCCATGATGTTTCTCCCTCCATCAATGAACAACAGGTCTGTTAGAAAGAGAAGGAACAAACTTTAagataaaaatgaatttatataaGATAAGACTATAAAACCGTCGCCTATAGAAAAGCTAAAGCACCAAAGTAAAggtcacaaaaaaaaaaaaatcaggaaATCAAATCACATGGCGAACCATTTCCAATGTACAAATTGTAACTAGGACTGGGGGACAGGGGGCAGCAAAAGAACTAGTCTCGCACCACTACACTAATCCAATTATTATTAGCATCCCATTTATACTGCAGtcagatctcatccttgtacatAATCATGGAAAAGCACAACCCTGCAACCAACACATTATGTTTATATCTTAGCAGGCAAAGCAACAAGAACATATAAAAGTATAGAACCCATAATCATAACCTTCCACCTTCCATGTATATCAGATTGTGGTCTACTAATGCCATGGATTTACCACTTAAATATCCCACTCATAGATCCCCACAGTAAATGAGGATAGAACCTGACACAACCTATTACCTATGAGCAATACCCTAAAAATACATGAGAAAAATCAGTTCACCAACCCACAAAAGCAGACGTGCCAAGGAAGAAAAAAAGCTCAACTTTATGTTATGGAAAATAACTCAACAAGAAGTAACACTAGTCTAATAAATTTTGGTACTAACGGTAAGCATAGACAGGGAGACGTTGGAGCAATTTCCCCATTTCAAGGAATTAAGAATCCAAAGGGGAACCCagaaagaaatgaaaataaaactatgGCAGTTTACCTGCCAAAtaccaaattaaaattatatgcatACCCAGAAGCCCATAAACCAGACACCAAACCTAGGAGGGATGAATATCAAATACTAGAAGAAATCGAAAAACAAGACATAGCAGCAGTACTATCTCCGAATTTGAAATCTTATTCAAGAACATTTCCCACACTAATCACTAAATTGTTACTACAAGAAAGATACATCATCTGAAAAGGATAAGATAAAAACGATTGGGAGAGAGACAACATTTAAAAAAAGGATTCTTACAAGAACGAGTTTATTGATGCAAAACAAGTGATCTTGTTTCAACCAAAAGAACGACCTCCGTGGTTTTAACAAATCGAACCCTAAAAGCGATTATATgagtcaaaataataaaacaatgtTAGGTGGAGGGAAAAGATTAGGCCACACGTAGTCATCAATCAAACATCAAAGGCCCTTCAACCAAAAACAATTAATCAATAACTAAACCAATCAATAGATGAAAAAACACAGATAGATCACTGAAATgcacaataaaagtaaaaggaaCATTCATAAcaagattttaataaaattgaaaaccCATACCTCGTTTTACGCCACCTACACGGTCAGTGCCCGAGTGGGTGAGGCCAGTTTAAAGACCAACACAAATGGCGCAAAGAGAAAACAGGGGGAAAAAAAAACTCCCCAATAGCGAGTATAGATCAACTCGCTATGAGAAGAAAGTATTAAAGAACACAGCGACAAAAACGAAATGGGATATGGTGAAAGATATTTTCTTCAAATGGTAGAAAACCATGACAATGGCCACTCCAGAAATGGCTGGTAACCCACGCCTGAGCAACCCATTTGAgagaggttttttttttaattttcctttttcatatAACAACAAACGACAGGCAAGGGATGAAGTGAGAGGCGGGCTTTCTATAGCGGAGATGTGTTTGTGTGTAGAAGATAGATAGGAAGAGAGTGTATGTCGGCGCGTGGGATTTGGTTTTTGTgcaagaagacagagagcatGGAAAGAGTGTAAATGGTTGAGGTGTTATTCAAGCAATACATTGGGATTTTGGCCATaatcaaaaagaaaataataatgctGCCTTCCTCACCATCCCCAcgtttctcttcttttttctttttctttatttataattaacacatgtaatcataaaaatttatttaaatttttttataaaatgaatcatAGGATAAATTTTATTTCCAGGTATCATTCAATAACAATTTGTTTAGTTCATGCACAAAAGTatctcatttatttatttaaaatttatttttccacaaattttagttaaatttaaatatgttgGATCATCGATCtatggttttatggggtttccAGCATCTCATGCACAGTTCACAAAATTTCATAACAAGATGAATCAacccattttttttaaaaaaaagcgaAATAGACAACTCTAGTGGGTCTTGTAGGCGACATTAACACAGCAATTTCAATTTGTTAATCAAGAAACATCCACAAGATAAAACAAGAAACGGAATGGAACATGCATGTCCTGCCTGCAGGATCTGCGATTGCAAAGCTCTGTCCTAAGTACAAGctgtataaataaattgaaccatgtgaaattaaatttattttattattttaatatcaaGAATTATATGCAATTGATTACTAAACTCATAaccaataattatataaaatacacttatttttttatataattagtaaTAAATCTTATATgtcaagaaaatttattatttaattttaaattattattattaatgagttagtttttatatttttaaaaatttattaaaatatcattattttttatttatcaacaaaataattctttcattattttttcattaaaaataaataaaaagaaaataaaattcaatttcaatctcaatactttcattttttttcttcttcctcaatgattcaatttttaaaactcaatcattttttttattttt
The sequence above is a segment of the Manihot esculenta cultivar AM560-2 chromosome 5, M.esculenta_v8, whole genome shotgun sequence genome. Coding sequences within it:
- the LOC110614314 gene encoding F-box/kelch-repeat protein At3g61590 isoform X2, yielding MEGETSWINDCFDDVARDIGEFDSFSELSDESSKEISAVSVDLILPDDLLERILAYLPIASIFRAGSVCKRWRDIVSSRRFLWNFSHVLPQKPWYFMFTSSDEPVGYAYDPVLRKWYGIDLPCIETSSWFIASSHGLVCFMDNDSRSDLYVCNPITKCCKKLEEPPGLKIADYSALAISVNRKPHGYTISIVKSKQVPGNFFQWDLSICTYDSETRMWVASWSEVLTGWRSGDESVICGGVLYILIYSTGGGTPENRHALITYNLSCRSSRGLLIRSFIPVPCPLTCGRLMNLKEKLVMVGGIGKQDRPDIIKGIGIWVLNGKEWQEISRMPHKFFQGFGEFDDVFASSGTDDLIYVQSYGAPALLVFDMNQKQWKWSQKCPVTKRFPLQLFTGFCFEPRLEIEP
- the LOC110614314 gene encoding F-box/kelch-repeat protein At3g61590 isoform X1; the encoded protein is MTCCSLMEGETSWINDCFDDVARDIGEFDSFSELSDESSKEISAVSVDLILPDDLLERILAYLPIASIFRAGSVCKRWRDIVSSRRFLWNFSHVLPQKPWYFMFTSSDEPVGYAYDPVLRKWYGIDLPCIETSSWFIASSHGLVCFMDNDSRSDLYVCNPITKCCKKLEEPPGLKIADYSALAISVNRKPHGYTISIVKSKQVPGNFFQWDLSICTYDSETRMWVASWSEVLTGWRSGDESVICGGVLYILIYSTGGGTPENRHALITYNLSCRSSRGLLIRSFIPVPCPLTCGRLMNLKEKLVMVGGIGKQDRPDIIKGIGIWVLNGKEWQEISRMPHKFFQGFGEFDDVFASSGTDDLIYVQSYGAPALLVFDMNQKQWKWSQKCPVTKRFPLQLFTGFCFEPRLEIEP